In Lycium barbarum isolate Lr01 chromosome 9, ASM1917538v2, whole genome shotgun sequence, the DNA window agaaAAATTTTGCcgtaaaatattttccttcataccaaacacaccctaaagaGAAATCACCAACAATCACCCTCATCGGATTACCGAGTAATTCCTACATTAACTTCATTGGGTATCCTAGGTCCTTCAATAGGGAGGTGCAAGTCAAAAACCTTTGGTGCTTCGAGCAAGTGGCACCACAATGATGGAAGATATAGATCAAGAAGTTACacctttcttttttctatttatgtaatatataatttaatttggcacggagtaattaaaaaaaataagactTTGAAAATTTGTGATTTTGAATgtgccatttttttttatgacaataATATCTGAACTAGCTTGCACGCACCACAACTATTTCACCTAGTAACCCTCCACCAACAAGTGTCGGCTGACTGCCAACTAACGCTTGCTCCCAAACTCGTAAACAGTATCTCGTTTGTCCTACAAATATGTGGAGATCGTTACAAGACCTCTTCCCACTAACGCTTGCtcccaaattcataaacaaaaaaTCTCATTTGTCCTACAAATATGTAGAGATCGTTGCAAGACCGCGGAGGTAGTCTCGATGATCGTTGTTTGGATTCCTTATCATACTTCTGCCGTGTAAGGCAAACTTAAAGGAAGCCATCAATAGTGATGTCATTAAATGAAAGACACAGAATGACAAATAAACTCAATAAATTAGATGTGATCACCAAAAGGAGAAAGGCAATACAGAAAATATGACTTCCGGATACTTGAAAGATAAACAAACCAAAGTATCAAAGTAACGTTTTCTTTTACTGATAAGAAATCTGGAAATGTGTAGATAAGACTCATCGGTAACTCAAACAGATGAGTCGAACAGATGATATAGATGGTTCTAAATAAGAAGGCCGCCTAAAGAAAGACAAAGCAACATCAAATGGCCATATTTAATCTTCTTCCTCTGCCTCATTCTCAGCAATGTTGAAGTATCGTAATTCATAAACATTCCTGTCCTTGTTGGAAGCAATCACCCTAAGCCAATCCCTGACGCTATTTTTCTTCAAGTACTTTTTGACAAGGTACTTGAGGTACCTGAAAAATGGAAGTAAAGATTGTAAGCCAAGCTATTATCTACTAGTCTTAGAGTGCCTGAATTCACTACTTTTAACAAGATGTTCTTTTGTTTTGGGTGGGGGGGAGGCGGACATCGCACAAACTTTTTTAATTAATCGGTTCCTCCCAAAGTAAAATCGAAATATATGTTGCACATTCACCTCTCTTTAGACTATCAGTTCCTATTACAAGCAGCATATAGACTATCACTTGAACCTAAGATGCGTAAGTGATGCTAATAAGTGGTTGATGTCACTTCCCAACAAGCTTAGAAACATAAAACAGATGAAACAAGATACACCACTATAGATTCTACTCAGCTGCATAAAATGTATTTAAAAGATGATGAATTTCATCAGAGCCCAACAAGACTACTTGAAAATATGCTTCTGCACCCTGAAGGATGAGTATATACCATGATTACACCTATCTCTTTCAAGTTAAAAACAAAACAATTCTTCAAAAACTATTTTCACAGGTAATATGACATAATCCGAGTGTATTACATGGTCATGGATGTAAAAGAAGAAATCAACAAAATTGCACTTGACGCAAACTAATGGACACAAGTGAAAGGCTAGGTTGCAGTCTAATTGGTCTCGCCAACAGCTGCCTATTTAAGAATCCACTTCACTGAGAAGTGCTAAATAATTTAGCTAATGCTCATTGACAATCTGTTCCATAATTTTAGGAAGAGCTGTGAGGATTATTATAATAACATTATGTACATACCGTAATCAAGTTACAAATAATTACAAGATATTATGCCACCATTTTCATCCTATTGTTTCTTGGTTTTTCAATGTAAATAGGTTAATGCATTAGACAGAAAACAGTAGAATGACATAAAACCATCATCCTCGGTGTGAAAACTCCAGAGTAGAAGGGAAAGCTTGACGAGATTTGCAGTCCAGGGAACTCTAACCAAAATAAACAGCGAGAGAGATCTCTTTTTAAAACCATTAACAACCGGCTCCAAAGCTCAATTTATAAGTGACTGCACTATTACAAATAAGAACTCTTTGTAAAGCATGGATAAGCCATGATAAAAAAGAAGGCTATAATAAGTTACTGTCAATATGTCAATGTGAAAATAATCAAACAACAAATGCCAACCCCGATTGCCTAATCTGGAGTCACGCATAGTCATTTAAATGTAGAGCGCATAGACTATCTGCTCTATAAGTTTGGAAGGAGCCACAAGGATTATTACAATACCCAGTTCAAGTTAAAAATGTTTACAAGCTATTAAACTGCCGTTTTAGTTCTGTTGTTTCTCATTATACCTCAATGGAAATAGGATAATGTTTTGGATAAACAAAAAACAGAATGACATAAAACAATCATCTTCAGAGTGAAAAAATCCAGAATGGAACAGTAGTCCCTCCAAAATTTGCAGTCTGGGGAACACTTGACTAAATTAAATAGCAAAAAGGACCTCCTTTTTAAACCCATTAACAACTGATTCAAAGCTCACTATATGAATGACTGCACTATTACAAATAAGAACTATTTGCAAGGTCTATGACAAGTGAAAACAAAACCAAACTATAATGAAAGACGACCACAACTAGTAATTTAGGATCCACACATAGTTTTCTAAAACAAACCCAATTGAGAATGAGTCAAAATACTAAAATTAAACGAAACGAGGAGTCATAATATAGACGTGTACCTCTTGGAAAAAGCGGAATCGCAAGTGACAGTAATCTTATGCTTGTCACGAGTGACGGTAACGGAATCCCCAAGAGCACCAGCTTTTCCACCAACCTTAATTCTCTCCTGAAGGAACTTATCAAGAGAAGCAATCTCCATAATCCCATCATCCACTGGCTTCGTACAGTCAATCACAAAGGTAGCTCCCTTCTTCTTCCCTCCCTTAGCTGCTACTGCTCGGCTCATCTTTacactctctctctttctcttacaCTGTCATTCCAATAGTGAAAACAAAAcaactatcaacaacaacaacaacatcggGTCCGAGAAGGGTGGAGTGTACCAGACCTTACCCCCCTCCTTGAcaaggtagagagactgtttccgatAGGCACTCAGCTCAAAGAAAGACGCAAATGGAAGGCAGTAGCAAcaagcataaacaatagcaagatAATAATCTAAGAATTTTACACTTTTTTCTGGAAttcttttcactttatttgaaaatcagcgttTGGTCATGCAAATGGAAACACCTAAATCCTtattttcactttcagtacattcaaacaaccaaatattatttgcaaaaactataaccaaacataactccaacttcaaaattccaaataaagtgaaaaatattaaATGCCTAAGTAATAATGGAGGCTAAAGAAACAACAGATAGTAAATAGAAATCAAAGAATGCGAAAATACAAGAATAATAATACAACAATCATCAGatctatataaaaaaaaaaaaaggagcatagTTATTACGTATTGTAAGAGAAAGAGTTTGAGCATACGTACAGGATTAAACTCGACGGCTCTACTGTCAATGAATGAAAGAGTAGTGACTATGATTTAATTAGGGTTTTTCCTCTTGTGGCCCGGGGCCCCAAACCTAATCCGGTTTCACCCGTTTCCATTTTTTAAGTTGTAGGTCAATAGCACTTTTGGTCCCTGATAAAATTTGATTTTGCCTTTTGAGATATTTGATAATACATATACAGGCCTCGAAATTAGCCTCAGCTGACATGTATTCCTTTCAACTTTGGATGTGCGCAAGTAGGCATCTCAAATTGAACACGTAGATACAAATGTCGACGTGACTTATAAATTTtagaggtgtctagatgatcgttttgtaagttgaaatgtCCAATTGATAAAGTGGAGACaatttgaggtgtctacttgtgCACACATAAAGTTGGAGGCATACTTGCCAgttgaggccaagtttgagggcctatttatgtattatgtctTTGATTACTATGTTTAACTTTTAATTAATTGAGATgaaaggatgtggtgcagcggatAGCGCTGCTCCTCCCTTAACTAAAGGTCTCGGGTTTGAGCCCTGGGTATGAAAAAATTCTTAGTGGGGAACGTTTTCCCCAAATGGGGCCCTACGCGGCGCGAATCCAAATATAAAAGGGTTCCAATGTGGATATCGGACATCGGGTGGGAAACCAAAAAATTGAGATGTGAATTTTTTATGGCTTTGCAATTTTTCTTCTTCTCTCGTCTCTGACATAATTTaagaaaattacataaaattatCTAAAGGAAATTTTATGTATCTTTCGAGTAACTCgtttaagaaaaaaaacaaaaaattgtaTGTATTTTCGAGTAAGTCGtataagaaaataacaaaaattgaTGTATcaaaaaagaattgttacaagaAACAAAACTTCCTacttaaaaaaaatgattaaaaaaagaTAACAAATTAAACTTCTAAGAAAACATGGGTAAGATTAGGGCTGTTCAACACTGAATCGTTATGGATAACCCAACCGTAAAATTGGCTTGTCGTTTTATTGGTATTGGGTTGTCCGATTAACGATTAGTGAACGGATTAAAACTTTATAGTTAACGACTTATCGGTACGGGGTGAATTACGCAATTTCCTTGTTGGATAACCGTTAACCCATTAAAAgttatcatatttatatttttccataggtatataaaatatgtattccACTGTTCTAATTAAGTAGTCCACATCTCAGCTTATTTTATGTGATTCATATTGTTAGTTTTTGGTGGATGATTTGGATTGATTTGTTTCCATGTCTTAGTCATCTGTTTCATTCGACATTTGATACACATATTAACACGTACAAGAGAAGAATACACTGGATCACTGAGCTGGACAGTTCACGTTTATTTTGCAACATCTCAGATTTGGTGGGAAAAgtagttagttagttagttagtttCCATTTTGTTGCataattttgaattatttgaATTCCTGTAATTTCCTTAATGTTAGTAGTTAAATAGGAAATTGTATGGAGGGAAACAcacttatgatatgatatgatattggtcctcaacctctctctctctctctctctcatctgTTTTTCTCTAAAATTCTCTCTTCTATCAACTCCTATCTCTTCTCTTCTCTTGTTTCTTCTTCCTCTCTTTCAAAATCAGTTTCGATACCAGTAATTtggtatcaattggtatcagagcagctaTCCTCACAGTCAAATGGGTCCTCGCAAAACAGCAGAAACAGCCATCGAAAATCCTTTCGCAATTGCTCAGGAACAATACGAAGATCTCGCTGCTCAGCAGTTGGAGCTTCGTGCTGTAATGGAGCAGAAACACCAGGAGATGCGTGAGGAAATGGATAAAAAGCAAGCGGAGTTACTTCATGTGGTTAACTCTCTCAAAAACTCAGTGGGTGGAATCCAGCTTCAACAGAAGGGTAAGGAGACCACTACAGCTTCCAATTCAAACTCTAAAGGTATAAATCAGTCCCCAGGTCACGGGATATTAGGATCTAATCCCTATACTACTAGTCATAATCGaggacataatttaccatttccCTGATTTAATGGTGAAAACTTATAAACATGGTTGTATAGAATCGAACATTATTTCTCAGTTGATGATACTCCCTTGAGTCTTTGTATCAAACTCATAGCAATGAATTTAGAAGATGAAGCATTAGCTTGGCACCAATCGTACTTGAAATGTAGAGACACACCTATCTTACCTAACTGGGAGGAATATATAGCAGCTTTGGTTGAAACTTTTGGTGATGACTTTGCTAATCCTATGATAGAACTCAAACAATTGAGACAAATTGGTACTGTGAGGGAATTCGAGTTTGCTTTTGACAAGTTGTTAGCTCAATGTGATCTTACTACTGAGCAAGCCATTTCCTGTTTTTTGGGAGGATTGAAGGAGGAGTTAGTTGGTACTGTATTGATGCATGAACCTCACACCTTACCTAAGGCTTACAGATTAGCCAGGTTAACTGAGGCTACtttagttgctaatgttagagCTCAGAAAGCTTCTGGTCCAGCTCAAGTGAGTAACAAAAGAGCATTTGTAGATGCACCTGTGGCCAGGACTAGCATCCCTAATTACAATTAAGGATCTAGGTTGGCTTTGCCTGCTCATGTGGCAACCACAAACACCAGATCTAGAAGGGTTATTTCTCCTGCTGAGATGCAAGCCAAGAGAGCCCAAGGGTTGTGCTATTGGTGTGAGGACAAGTATACTCCTGGCCATAAATGTAACTTGCCTAAGCAGCTTTTTGTGCTAGAGTTGGAAGACTCTGAAGGGGAGGATTTGACCAGCAAATTAGAATCCTCAGAAGTAGACATAAATGGTGAGACAAATAATCCTGCTGAAGGGGACACCCCTATGATTTCATTTTGTGCTTTGTCTAGTCTGCAAAGGGCTCAGACTATACATGTCATAGGGTATAATGACAAGAGGCTTGTGCAAATTTTGGTGGATGGGGGGAGTGCACACAATTTTATTGATGTGGAATCAGTAAGGAAGCTGGGGTGTACTGTGGAACCTACCCAGGCCAGTTCTGTAAGCTTGGGTAACAATACTAAGGAGGTGACTTTAGGGGTGGTAAGGGATTTTCAATGGATACTGCAAGGCACCACATACAGTTTTGATCTTATTGTCTTCCCAGTGGGCAAGTATGATATAGTCTTAGGAGCattattgtaacgacccgtttggtcgtttagcactttaaaACTACGAAAAGGGTATGAGACTATATTGTATTTATTTATATAATTTTAATATATGAAATGGTGCATGAATTAGTTAAGTAAgtaagtgggccaagcccactacCCTTTTTATCTGTGCACGTTATATTccaaaagaaagaggaaaaaatagaaggaaaaattATTCACTTATTTCTAACCTAGAGGGGAGAAAAAGGACGAACAGAAGGGGCGTTGTTAGTTAATGTTGAAGGAGCagtgaagttttattttatttccacCAAATACAAAGGCAATCAGGTATAGTACAATTAACTTTTATATACTCCTACAAGAAAATATGTTGCAGAAAGTTTAGTTTAGTATGGTAGTTATGGCAATTTTTGTACTAAGGATTTGGTCTATGGAGGAGTAAATCACGTGCAGCAGTACACTGCTAACAACAGTGGCTGGCAGTGGAAAGGACGAGCAGGTGGGAAATAATGGCAGCCCACTTTCGTCCTTTTTCCTCTATTTTAAATGCAATCTATgactttctatatatatatatatatatatatatataacaaaaaaaaaattgaaaatttctcACGTTTTCCTCCCTACATTGACTGCACAGTatgtctttttcttcttctttatagTGAATTCACGGATTGGGTTTAGCATTTTTGTCCGAGTTAAAACATTGGGTAAATTAAAGGTTTCGAGTCCTAGTCCTAAGAAAGGAGAGTTAATGATTTGAGAGTTCATTTATGCATGAAATTgaccaattttaaaaatatatgatccttagataatgggtgaaattatttttcaataaaaattccaatcttgcccttgtgggcccaaggccactttttggggtgcgtttttgggttttgaatataaatatagcaatatgggtgtccttagattcaTATTCTAGCGTAGATcgcatattttatagattttgatcgttcagaggctctacgcaaagggaagacattagtttgattgttcgtggcaccgctcagcattgaggtaggttacggtctgctttagttagactctgattagagaatcgtatgtagttgtagtaATTGACGGGGATATCAtgttaggccttcgggcatggagtggaggtgaattccaagtaagttggttctgtcagctgttatgtgggcttgttgccatatgtgttattttatgtgattatcacctgtttgtatctccgtcacatactagctcactcatcacgTGGAAAggaattgtaatattgataattgaacagtggacagtaatatgacttgtacttgttgattgtatattggtgatatgtgttgagactgatatcatgcatgacatactTTCCATATTATTTTTGTGAtgatggtgaggtgagtgattgagagactccgaggtccttgccgaagattgagagtgacagagagactccgaggtctttgccggagattgagagtgattgatagcctccgaggtttctgccggagagcacgagtggtacatggacttcgcgggtcccccatgggtcatggctttgaggcactgcccttagcatgtgtgtacgagagtggagtgagagaggtgactattgcattgcattcatccactcatatatttgactgatcatttggtgaattatatctgtcttggttgatttcatgattcctttacactttacttgtatatgatacgtgaccatacctgtttgctctatgtgctacttgttggtttcaacttcttcatgcgttatctaatcattgtcggcctatgatgcttaccggtacaagtgttgtactgatactactcttgctgcacttttgttgagtgcagagtacgatccaggttccagttctacaccccgtggctgatacgcgagggtgacatctttcagtcattcagggtgagctacttggtcatccgtggctcCTGAAgtacctcctctatttatttctgtttttgtattcgacagacaatatgtagccttcgagtattttcagacttctattccgtactatgttagcgctcttgtaccctttgaccagattttggggttgtcgtgacatttctagttatgataagtatttaagacttgataacttattcttatttaattttccacttatttaacttgttatcaGTAATGTgattcgcctactcggagggatagtaTAGGTGCCACCAtgactcgcgaattgggtcgtgacaattatggaTGAAAACATTGGGTCCTGTAACCACCGACTACAATAAGCTAACTATGACCTTTGACTGCCAAGGCAAACATCATGTGTTGAAGGGAATTTCTGAAAACTGCAAGTTGGTAAGTTCCAAGGCTATGAACGAGTTACCTAAGCAGGATATGCAAATGTTTATGTTGCAAATACTGCCAATTGATATAGGAGGACAGGAGTTAGGACAACTGAATTCACTACATCGGAACAAGGAGAAAACTGTTCCTACTGCGATAGATAAACTGCTCCACCAATATCAATAATTATTTGCTAAACCTAAGTCTCTACCACCATCTAGGGGTACCTTTGACCACAGGATTCCCCTCCAACCTGGCTCCAAAGCTGTCAACATCAGGCCCTATAGGTATTCTGCTAT includes these proteins:
- the LOC132610445 gene encoding large ribosomal subunit protein eL22y-like, which codes for MSRAVAAKGGKKKGATFVIDCTKPVDDGIMEIASLDKFLQERIKVGGKAGALGDSVTVTRDKHKITVTCDSAFSKRYLKYLVKKYLKKNSVRDWLRVIASNKDRNVYELRYFNIAENEAEEED